One segment of uncultured Methanobrevibacter sp. DNA contains the following:
- a CDS encoding class I SAM-dependent methyltransferase, with protein MSDNGKVNTGHNIEDKELIRNARKPEGELGHQILDRMNQSHESMAQWGVSHFKVCPDSKILDIGCGGGRNIERFAAQISENGRVVGIDYSDVSVEKSIDLNRKAVDDGIVNVLQGSVSEMPFYDETFDIATCFETVYFWPDFINDLKEVNRVLKKDGFIFICNEAVYREGQMDKYDDLVELLDMKIYSEDVLKESLESAGFKDFKSYIDDENDWICVIAHKA; from the coding sequence ATGAGTGACAACGGTAAAGTAAATACTGGCCACAATATTGAAGATAAGGAACTTATCAGAAATGCAAGAAAACCTGAAGGCGAACTGGGTCATCAGATACTGGACAGAATGAACCAGTCTCATGAAAGCATGGCCCAATGGGGTGTAAGCCATTTTAAAGTTTGCCCGGACAGCAAGATACTGGATATCGGTTGTGGCGGCGGAAGAAACATTGAAAGGTTTGCAGCACAGATATCCGAAAACGGCAGGGTTGTAGGAATAGATTATTCTGATGTAAGCGTTGAAAAATCAATAGATCTTAACCGGAAAGCTGTTGATGATGGAATTGTCAATGTGTTGCAGGGATCTGTTTCTGAAATGCCGTTTTATGATGAAACATTCGACATTGCAACATGCTTTGAAACAGTTTATTTCTGGCCGGATTTCATCAATGACCTTAAAGAAGTAAACAGGGTTCTTAAAAAAGACGGATTCATATTTATCTGCAATGAGGCTGTATACAGGGAAGGACAGATGGATAAATATGATGACCTGGTGGAATTGTTGGACATGAAAATATATTCTGAAGATGTTTTGAAGGAATCTCTTGAATCTGCAGGATTTAAAGATTTTAAATCTTATATCGATGATGAAAACGATTGGATTTGTGTTATTGCTCATAAAGCTTAA